A region of the Mesoterricola sediminis genome:
GCGCCGCCATCGGGGAGCCCAAGCGCAAGTAGGGGAGGTTACCCTCAGGGTCGACGGGAGGCTGCCATGCACGCGCTGAAGGACCCCGGACTGCTCAGGAGCCAGGCCTGGATCAACGGGCGCTGGGTGGACGGCGAGCCCCTCGAGGTCCGCGACCCCGCCACCGGGGCCCGGGTCGGCTCGGTGCCGGCCCTGGGCGCCGCCGAGGCCCGGGAGGCCGTGGAGGCCGCCGCGGCGGCCCTGCCCGCGTGGCGGGCCCGGCCCGCCCACGCGCGCGGCCAGGCCCTGCGGCGCATGTTCGACCTCATGGGCGCCCACGAGGACGACCTGGCCCTCCTCATGACTTCCGAGCAGGGCAAGCCCCTGGCCGAGGCCCGGGGCGAGATCCGCTACGCCGCCTCGTTCCTGGAGTGGTTCTCCGAGGAGGCCCGGCGGATCTACGGGGAGACCATTCCCGCCCCCTCCGCGGACCGGCGCATCGTCGTCGTGAAGGAGCCCGTGGGCGTGGTGGCCGCCATCACCCCGTGGAACTTCCCGTCGGCCATGATCACCCGCAAGCTGGGCCCCGCCCTGGCCGCGGGCTGCACGATGGTCCTCAAGCCGGCCGGGGCCACGCCCCTGTCCGCCCTGGCCCTGGCCGAGCTCTCGCGCCGGGCCGGCATCCCGGACGGGGTGTTCAACGTGGTGACCGGCCCCTCCGGCCCCATCGGGCAGGAGCTCACGACGAACCCGCATGTGCGGAAACTCACCTTCACCGGGTCCACCGAGGTGGGCAAGCGCCTGCTGGCCCAGTGCGCGGGCACGGTCAAGAAGGTCTCCATGGAACTGGGCGGCAACGCCCCCTTCCTCGTCTTCGACGACGCGGACCTCGAGGCTGCCGTCGCCGGGGCCGTGGCCTCCAAGTTCCGGAACTCCGGCCAGACCTGCGTGTGCACCAACCGCTTCCTCGTCCAGGAGGGCATCCGGCCCGCCTTCGCCGAAGCCCTGGCCGCCGCCGTGGCGGACCTCCAGGTGGGGGACGGGCGGGAGCCGGGGGTCCAGCAGGGCCCGCTCATCGACGAGGGGGCCGTGGCCAAGGTGGAGGCCCACATCCGGGACGCCGTGGCGCGGGGCGCGCGCATCCTGGCCGGCGGGTCCCGCCACGCCCTGGGCGGCACCTTCTTCCAGCCCACGGTCCTGGACGGCGCGGACCCCGCCATGGCCCTGGCCCGGGAGGAGACCTTCGGCCCGGTGGCCGCGGTCTTCCCGTTCCGCACCGAGGCGGAGGCCGTCGCCCTGGCCAACGACACGCCCTACGGCCTCGCCTCGTACCTCTACACCCGGGACCTGGCCCGCGCCTGGCGGGTGTCCGAGGCCCTGGAATACGGCATGGTGGGCATCAACACGGGCCTCATCTCCACCACCGTGGCCCCCTTCGGCGGCGTCAAGGAGTCCGGCCTGGGCCGGGAGGGCTCCCGCCACGGCATCGAGGACTACCTGGAGGTGAAGTACCTCTGCATGGCCGGGCTCTGACAGCCGGGCCGGCGCCGCCCCGTGGGAAGGCCCCCGCCTGGGGCTCAGGCCAGGTCGCGCGAGGCGTCCGCAGCGGGATCGGGGTGCGACAAGGCCCGCCCGCGGAGGAGGACCAGGACGAGGGTGGCCTGACCTTCGGTCCAGGCCTCGCCCTCCCCTTCCAGGAGCGCGGCGGCGCCGGCCTCGAGGGCCAGGCCCCCCACCCGGGCCGCCCCCTCGGCGCAGTAGACCAGGCGCAGGGGGGCGTCCGGCAGGCGCTGGGCGCCGGCGCCGGGGCGGAGCACCGACAGGTCATGGGTGCAGGCGCCCCGGCGGGTCATGACGCCGAAATCCAGGCAGGGGCCGCCCAGGAGGCGCCCGGTGGTCACCCAGTCCCCGCTGAAGCGCACGGGCTGGAAGGGCCCTGCCAGGCGCTGGCGGCCGTGGGGCCCGTGGTCCAGGTCCAGGCCCTCGCCCGCCAGCAGGAGCAGGGAGCGGTCCAGGCCCGGGAAGGCCGAGAAGGGCCCATCCGCCAGGACAGGCGCACGGCTGATCCGGAGGAGGAAGCCCGTCGCCAGGCTGGCCCCCTCGGGCCGGATCAGGAACTGGTCGGTGGAACCGAGGCCGTTCTTCCAGGGCATGGCGCGGACATCGCCCGGCCCCAGGCGGCGGATCAACGGAGGTCCAGGTCGTAGGGCATGCGCGCGTAGAGCCCGTTGGGATCGTTGAGGGTCTCCAGCTGGCCGAAGAGCCGCTGGACCTGCTGCTGGAGGACGCCGGCGCGGGCCTGGGTGTAGGGGTGCTTGCCGCCGCCCAGGGCCTCCATCAGCTTCTCGATGGGGCTCTTGGGCTCGGCGGGGCCGGCCAGGGTGTAGTCCTTCTCCACCTTGGCGAGCTTGGCCGCGTGGCGGACGGCCTCCTGGAGGCCGCCGAGCTCGTCCACGAGGCCGAGGCGCTGGGCCGCGGCGCCGGACCAGACGCGGCCCTGGGCGATCTCGTGCACGGCGTCGCGGCTCATCTTGCGGCCTTCCGCGACCTTGCCGAGGAAGACCTCGTAGATCCAGTCCACCGAGCCCTGGGCCCGGGCCAGCTCCTCGGGGGTCTTGGGGCGGGAGAGGGTGGCGGCGCTGGCGAGGCGGCTGGTCTGCACCCCGTCCCAGGTGATGCCGTGCTCGTTGGCGAGGGCCTTGATGTTGGGCAGCATGCCGAAGACGCCGATGGAGCCGGTGATGGTGGTGGGCTCCGCGAAGATCCGGTCCGCCTGGCAGGAGATCCAGTAGCCGCCGGAGGCCGCCAGGTGGCCCATGGAGACCACGACCGGCTTCTCCTTCCGGGCCAGGACCAGCTCCCGCTGGATCAGCTCGGAGGCCGTCACGCTGCCGCCGGGGCTGTTGACCCGCAGGACGATGGCTTTCACGCCCTTGTCCAGGCGCAGGCGGCGGATCTCGCGGCTGAGGGCGTCCCCGCCCACGGCGCCGTCGGTGCCGCTGCCGTCCACGATGGTGCCCTCGGCGAAGACCAGGGCGATGCGGTTGCGGCCGGTCTCCGCGTCGGGCCCGGCCTTCACGTAGGTGGCGAGGTCGATCTGGGGATAGTCGCGGTCCGAGGCCTTCTTCCCGGCCAGGGCCTTGAGCTCGTCCAGCACCTCGTCATAGGCGGCGAGCTTGTCCACGAGCCCGGCCTTCAGGGCCTCGGGCGAGGTCAGGGTGCCCTGGGTGTCGGCGATGGCCTGGACGGCCTCGGGACTGAGCTTGCGGTCGGCGGCCACGGTGCGCTTCCAGTCGGCCCACAGGTCGTCGAGGAGGGACTGGACCTCTTCGCGGTTGGCGTCGCTCATGCGGTCCAGGACGAAGGGCTCCACGGCGCTCTTGTACTTGCCGGCCCGGGTCACCTGGACGTCGATGCCGTACTTCTTGAAGGCCTTGCCGAAGAAGGTGATCTCGGAGGCGAAGCCCGTGGCGTCCACGAGGCCCATGGGGTTGGCCATCACCTTGCCCGCGCCGGCGCAGAGGTAGAGTTCCCGCTTGGTCCAGTACTGGTTGTAGGCGAGGACCGGCTTGCCCGAGTCCTTCTTGAAGCGCTGGATCGCCTCCCGCAGCTCCTTCAGGGCGGCGGGGCCCGAGCCCACGCCCTCCGGCCGCAGGTTCCCGGTGATGAAGAGGGCGCTGACGCTGCCGTCGTGGGTCGCCCGGTCCAGGGCCTGGATCACCTGGTGCAGGGGCAGGCCTTCAGCCGGGCCCTGGCCCGCCATGCGCTGGACGACTTCCGCCGGCGAGGTCTCCCGGTAGGCGTCCGTGAAATTCGTGTTCAGGTCGAGGATGAGGACGGCCCGGGCGGGTACCGTCGGCTTGCTGGGCCCCATGGAGGCGAGGAGGAGCACCAGGAGCACGAGGCACCCGCCGCAGAACACCACCAGGCCGACCAGGGTCGCGAAGAGCGAGCGGAAAAATTCCTTCATGGGAACCACCCCCTATTGTTTCCATCATGTCACGGGACGCCCGCTTCCCGACCCCTTGGGCAAAGGTGACAAGAATGGTAAACTTTCGTGTCAAGGAGGCCCCATGGGCAACTATCCGGAATACATGGTCGCGCCGATGCGCGATGAGCTGACCCAGGCGGGTTTCGAGCACCTCATGACCCCGGAGGACGTGGACCGCGCGCTGGCGCGGCCCGGCACCACCCTCCTCGTGGTGAACTCCGTGTGCGGCTGCGCCGCCGCCGGGGCGCGCCCCGGCGTCGTCCTGGCCCTCACCCGGCTCGGCGCCACGTTCGATCACAAGGTGACCGTCTTCGCCGGCATGGAGAAGGAGGCCACCGCCCGGGCCCGGGAGTACTTCGAGGGCGCCGCCCCCAGCTCCCCCCAGGCCGCCATCCTGCGCGAGGGGCGGCTCGTCCACCTCATGCAGCGCACCGCCTTCCTGGACCGCGCCCCCGAGGCGATCGCCGAGGAGCTCGTCGCTTCGGTCGGCTAGGGCGTACCATGGGGGGATGCGCACCATCCTCCTTTCCGCCCTGGCCACCGCCCTGCTCGGAGCCCAGGAGCCCCCGCCGGCTCCCGCTCCGCCGCCGCCCTCGACCCTGGCGACCCCCATCGTGGTGGACCTGGGACCGATGTTCGCGGCCGCGGAGCGGAACACGCCGGTCACCCCGCCGGGGGTGGAGACCTGGACGAACCTGCCCAACGTGGGAACGGGGCTGCCCGCCTACCGCTTCAACCTGTACCGGGACCCCCTCTACTTCGTGGTGAAGGGCAACCGCATCGTCGCCCACACCACCGTGAACTACTGGTTCGAAGTGGGGCTGCGGATGGGCTCGTACGTGAAGGGTATGGGCTCCTGCGGCCTGCCCCCCGAGAAATTCCGCCGGGCCCGCCTGGGCATCCAGGCCGAGGTCAACCTGACGCCCGACTGGAACCTGGACCTGCGGCTCACCCCCGAGGAGCCCGTCCGCATCGACGGCTGCCAGATCACCTTCGTGGGCTACGACATCACCGACCGGGTGCTCTCGGGCATGAAGGACAACCTGACCAAGGCCCTGGAGGCCATGCGGAGCCAGATCCAGGATGCGGTGAAGCTCCGGGCCCGCGCCGAGGAGGCCTGGCGGCAGGCCCTCCAGCCCGTGGAACTGGCGCCGGGCGTCTACCTCGCCCTGAACCCCGAGCGGGTGCGCCTGGCGCCCTGGGCCAGCCAGGGCAAGACCCTGACCCTGACGCCCGAGATCCAGGTGCGCCCCGCCATCACCCTGGGGGTGCGCCCCGAGGTCGCGCCCCGCCCCCTGCCCCCGCTGGACCTCAGCGCCGGCCCCATCGCCGCCGGCCTCAACCTCCAGGTGGACGCGGACCTGAGCTTCGAGCACGCGGCGAAGCAGATGATGGCCCAGGTCGGGGGCCAGACCTTCGAGACGGAGAAGGGCAAGTTCCGCATCGAGGGCGTGGCCATCCGGGCCAAGGACGGCTTCGCCTACCTGGACCTGGACGTGCGGGGCCGCGTCGACGGGCGCCTGACCCTCAAGGGCCGCCCCGTGTTCGACGCGCAGCTGGGCATCCTGCGCCTGGAGGACCTGGACTACACCCTGGAGACCCAGAGCCTCTTCACCCGGTTCGGCGAGTGGCTCTACCGGGGCACCCTCAAGCGCACCCTCTCCGAGAAGTGCGGGATGTTCCTCGACCACAGCCTGAAGGACATCAAGGAGAAGACCCGGGCGGGCCTGAACCGGACCCTCGCCCCGGGCGTGGCCCTGGCCGGGGACGTCGACCTCCTGCACGTGCGCAGGGTCGACGTCCTCCCGGACCGGTTCAAGGTGGAGGCGCGTCTGGAGGGCACGGCCCGCCTCCTTGTCACGCCCGACCTGAAGTAGCGCGGGACCTCAGTAGGCGAGGACCTTGCGCATCCCCTCCAGCACCTTGTCGGTGTTGGGCAGGATGGCGCGCTCCAGGATGCGGTTGAAGCCCACGGGGGTGAAGGTGCTCCCCACGCGGCCCACGGGGGCGTCCAGCCACGGGAAGCACTGCTCCGTGATCTGGGCCGCCACTTCGCCGCCGAAGCCGCCGAAGATCTTGTCCTCGTGGACGACGATCGCGCGGTGGGTCTTCTTGACGCTGGCGAAGATGGTCTCGGTGTCCAGGGGGTTGAGGCTCCGCAGGTCCACCACCTCGACGCTCACGCCCTCCTTCTCGAGCCGGTGGGCGGCCTCGAGGGCGAAGTGCACGGGGGTGCCGTAGGCCAGGACCGTCAGGTCCTTGCCCTCGCGGCGCACCCGGGCCTTCCCGAAGGGGACGGCGAACTCCTTGGGCACGTGGGCCTTGGCCTGGGCCGCGTTGTAGAGGTACTTGGGCTCCAGGAAGAGGGTGACGCCCTTGCTGCGGATGCAGCTGCGCAGGAGGCCCGCGGCGTCGTCGGCGAAGGCCGGCATGACGACCCGGATGCCGGGGATCGTGGTGAGGAAGCCCTCGATGTTCTGGCTGTGGTAGAGGCCGCCGCCGATGTAGCCCCCGGAGGCGAGCCGGATGGTCACGTTGGGCACCTGCTTCCCGCAGCTGCGCCAGGACTCGTGGCTGAGCTCGATGAGCTGCTCCGCGGCGGGCCAGAAGTAGTCGGCGAACTCCGCGCCCTCGACCACCACGCGGATGCGCTCGTCCAGCTTGCAGAAGCCCAGGGCGGTGCCGGTGATGAAGTCCTCGGCGATGGGGCCGTTGAACACCCGGGAGCGGCCGAACTCCTGCTGCATCCCCTTGGTGATGTTGAAGATGCCGCCCTTCTCCTTGTTGGCGACGTCCTGGCCCCAGATGTAGGTGTCGGGGTTGGCCCGGAACTCCTCCTTGAGGGTCTGGTTCACGGCCTGCAGAAGGGTGATGGCGGGCCCCTCCTCCTGGTGGAGGCCGTCCGGGAAGGCGGGGCTCACCCAGGGCTCGGGGACCAGGTGCTCATGGATGGTGGCGGGATCGGGATCGGGGGCCACCAGGGCCGCGTCGGAGGCGGCGTTGTAGGCCTCCAGGTTCGTCTTCTCGATCTCCTGCAGCTCCGCCTCGGTCACCCCGTGGGCGAGGCAGGTGGCGCGGAAGCGGGGCAGCGGATCCTGGGCCCGGGCCGCGGCCAGCTCCTCGGGGGAGCGGTAGAGCTCGTGCTTGTCCGAATTGGAGTGGCTGCCGATGCGGACGCAGTCGGCCTGGACGATGGCGGGGCCGGCGCCGGAGCGGGCGTGCGCCACGGCCTCGTCGAGGGCCCGCTTGGAGTCCAGGGGATCCTTGCCGTCGCACTTGAGGATCAGGACGTTCTTGAAGCCCCGGAAGTTGTCGCACACGTGCTCGTTGGCGGTCTGGTCGGACTTGGGCACGGAGATGCCGTAGCCGTTGTCCTGGAACACGAAGACCACGGGCAGCTTCTCCAGGCTGGCGCCGTTGATGGCCTCGTAGACGTACCCTTCGGAGACGCTGCTCTCGCCCTGGCTGCTGAACACCACCAGGTCCCGGCCGTAGGTCTTGGCCGCCCGGGCCAGGCCCACCGCGTGCTGGGTGTGGTTGCCCGTGCAGCTGGACACGTTCTGGATGTGGATCTCCGGCTTGCCGAAGTGGTTCGACATGTGGCGGCCGCCGCTGGAGGGGTCCGTGGCCTTGGAGATGCCGTTGAGGATGATCTCCAGGGGGGTGAGGCCCGCGGCCAGGCAGGTCAGCATGTCCCGGTAGTAGGGGAAGAGGTAGTCGACCCCCGCCCGGAACGTGAGGCCCAGGGCCAGCTGGATGCCGTCGTGCCCGGCGCAGGGGGCGTGGTACGACCAGCCGATGGCCTGCTTCAGGTAGTTGGGGGCCTTGTCGTCCAGGACCCGCCCCATGTGCATGAGGCGGTACCATTCGCGGAGATCGGCGGCGCCCGGCGCGGAGGAGGTCTCGGTCTTCTCTAGGGTCTTGGTCATTCAGGTGTCCTCGGTTGGGGGACCCCCGGGGGGCTTCAGTAGCTGATCACCCGGATCGCGGGGTCCACTTCGTCCTGGAGCAGCCCCTCGATGAACCTGAGGGTCCCCGTCCCCGAGCTGGGGCAGGAACCGCAGGCGCCGTGGTAGCTGATCTGCAGCACGTTGTCCTCGAAGGAGAGGACCTCCAGGCCCCCTCCGTCCCCGGCCAGTCCGGGGCGGATGCGCTCGTCCAGGAGCTTGTTGATGCGGGCCAGTTTCTCGTCGTCGGCCAGGGAGGCCCCCGGGTGGGGGGCGTCGCCGTCCACGGCGTCCATCTCCAGGTCCTCGATGGCCTCGCAGATGGGGTCGATGAGGCCGCTCCACTCGTCCTCCATGGCCTTGTTCACGGTGACGAACCGGTCCATGTAGAAGACGGAGGTGATGTGCCCCAGGGCGAAGAGGCGCGACGCCAGGGGGTCCCCCACGGCGGCGCCGAAGTCCCGGAAGGAACGGGTGCCCGAACGCAGGAGCGGCCGCTGAACGATGAACTTCAGGGCGTCCGGGTTGGGGGTGGGCTCGATATTGACGACCTTGGGCATGCAGTGACCTCGTACGTCCTTGAATAGTTTACCGGAAAGCTCGGGTTTATCCAGCGCTTTCCGCCGGCCCTCGCCTTGGACCCCCCGGGGGGGAATACTGGATGCAGGAGTCGCAGATGTTCGAGACGGAACGGGAAGCTTGCATCCAGGCCGCGAAGGCCGGCGGGGCGGTCCTCAAGGGCCTGTGGGGGCGCCTGGACCCCTCGACGATCACCGAGAAGACCAAGAACGATTATGTGACCGAGGCGGACCGCAGGAGCGAGGCCACCATCCACCGGGAACTGGACCGCCTCATCCCCGGGCTGGCCTTCCTGGGCGAGGAGACCGGGGCCCAGGGCCCCCAGGGCGGGCGCCGCTGGATCGTGGACCCCCTGGACGGCACCCTCAACTTCGTCCAGGGCTTCCCCCACTGGTGCGTGTCCGTGGCCCTGTGGGACGAGGCGGGCCCCCTGGCCGGCTGTGTCTACGACCCCCTCCGGGAGGACGTCTTCGCGGCCGCCCGGGGCGCGGGCGCCACCTGCAATGGCCGGCCCCTGGCCGTCTCCGCCCAGGCGGGCCTGGACGGGGCCTTCCTCGCCACCGGCTTCGCCTTCCAGCTGGGCGACCGGTTCCCCCGCTTCCAGCGGGCCCTGGAGCCCGTCTTCTACCGGGCCAAGGCCATCCGCCGCGCCGGCTCCGCCGCCCTGGACCTGGCCCACACGGCGGCCGGCATCTACGACGGTTTCTTCGAGATGGGCCTCAAGCGCTGGGACTTCGGGGCCGGCGTCCTCCTCGTGCAGGAGGCGGGCGGGACCCTCTCGGACTGGGAGGGCGGCGACACCTGGCGGGAGACGGGCGACATGGTGGCCGCCGCCCCCGCCGTCCACCCCGAGCTGGTGGCGGCCATCCGGACGCGCCCCTGAACGCGCGCGGCGCGCCCGGAAGGGCGCGCCGCGCGGGTGGGAGGGGTGCCGGCTACTCGGTCGCCTTGGCGGCGCGGCTGTACACCACCGTGAAGATGCACAGGGCGGTCATGGCCGCGATGGCCAGCCATTCCCCGGTGGCGCCCTCGGCGGAGGCCGCGGAGAGGATGGGGAAGCCCTCCTTCCACTTGATCTTCACGAAGCTGGCGATGACGCCCATGATGCCGCCGCCGGCCATGAGGCCGCTGGCCACGAGGATGCCGCGGTTCTCCCGGGCCTTGGCCAGGGCGTCGGAATCGCCGGTCTTCCGGCGGTTCACGATCCAGGCCAGGACGCCGCCCAGGAGCAGGGGGCTGTTCACCTCGATGGGCAGGTACATGCCCAGCGCGAAGCCCAGGGCGGGCAGCTCGACCATGCGGAGGACGAGGCTCAGGACGACGCCCAGGGAGAACAGGAACCAGCGCAGGGGCATGGCGGTGGTGCCGAAGATGCCGTCCAGGATCTCGCGCATGGCGCTGGCCTGGGGCGCGGGCACGGCCGCGGTGCCGAAGCCCTGGTGGGCCATGCCCCACATGGCCAGGCCGGTGAAGACGGCGGCCACGAAGGTGCCCATGAACTTCAGGCCCATCTGCTTGGCCGGGGTGGCGCCGATCCAGTGGCCGATCTTGAGGTCGGTGGCGAAGGCGCCGCTGGCGGAGAGGGCCGTGCACACGACGCCGCCCACCATGAGGGTGATGAACATGCCCACGCCGCCGGCATAGCCCAGCTTGACCATCACGAGGCCCGTGATGATCAGGGTCAGCATGGTCATGCCGCTGATGGGGTTGGTGCCGATGGTGGCGATGGCGCGGGCGGCCACGGGGGCGAAGAGGAAGGCGATGGCCATGACCACCCCGGTGCCCATGAAGGCCGCGAAGACGGCGCTCTTCATGCCCAGGCCAAAGCTGAAGAAGAGGAAGGCGGCCAGGGCGAAGACGAGGAGGCCCATGGCCACGAAGCTGTTGGGCAGGGTGCGGTGGGTGCGGGGGGCGATCCCCTTCTCCACCTTCTCGGCGGACTTGAGGCCAGCCAGGTTCTTGCCGATGCTCCGGATCATGCCGGGCATGCCCGCGAGCACGCCCATGATGCCGGCGCCGGCGATGGCGCCGATGCCGATGATGCGCACGTAGGCCTTGAAGATCTGCTCGGGGCTCATCTGCGCGATGGGCAGGGCCCCCGGCGGCAGGGTCACCGGCACGTGCTGGCCGATGGCGTGGATCATGGGCACCAGGACGAAGGTGGAGAGCACGCTGCCCGCGGCGATCACGGCCGAGTAGCGCAGGCCGATGATGTAGCCGATGCTCATGGTGGCCGCGCTGTTCAGCATGTTGAAGGCCATGAACTGGCGGCGGAGGAAGGCGCCGACGCCGGCGTGGACCAGGGTGATGGTCTCCGACATGCCCCGGAAGAGGGCGCTGAAGCCGTCGTAGGCCATGCCCAGGAGGGCGGATCCGGCCAGGACCTTGGCCTGGTTCCCGGCGCTCTCGCCGCTGGCGAGGATCTCGGCGGTGGCCGTGGCCTCGGGCCAGGGGAAGACCCCGTGGTTGTCCACCATGAAGTTGTGGCGCAGGGGGATGAAGAAGAGGATGCCCAGGGAGCCGCCCAGGAAGGACACCAGGACCACCTGCCACATGTGGGGGGTGGGGACGGAGGAGCCGGGGACGGCGGCCAGCATGTAGAGGGCGGGGATCGTGAAGACCGCGCCGGCCACCACGTGGCCCGAGTTGGCCCCGATGCTGGTGATGATGACGTTCTCCAGGATGGAGGAGCGCCGGGCGTAGAACCTCGAGATGCCGATGGCGAGGATGGAGATGGGGATGGCGGCCTCGATGCCCTGGCCCACGCGGAGGGCCAGGTAGGCCGCGGCCATGCTGAAGACGGCGCAGAAGAGGATGCCGTACAGCACGCTGCGGAGGGTCACTTCGGGCACGCCGTCCTGGGGCACGAGGGGCACGTATTCCTCGCCGGGCTCCAGGACACGCCGGTAGTTCTCCGGCAGGCCCTTGATGGCCGTGGATTCGTCGGATGAGGACATGGATTCTCCTGGGGGACTGGGGATGGCTGGATCAGGCGGGGTACTTGTCCATGACGCCCTGCACCACGCGCCGGGAGAGGCCGTGGTAGCCCGGGGACGCCTGGGCGAAGATGTCGCGGGCCAGGGCGCGGGTCGCCGCGGTCCGGCCGAGGGCGCCGTACAGGGGCCGCAGGTACTTCATGCGCCCCACCCGGGAGAGGACCTCGCGGACCCGGGGGAACACGGCCTCGTACCCGCTGCCGGCGGCCACGACGAGCCACTCCACGAGGATCTCGTGGTTGCCCCGCCCGGTGAGGGCCAGGGTCCGGTCCAGCCAGGCGCAGGCGTCCAGGGGCAGGACGCGGGGCAGGTTCTGCAGGAAGACCAGCAGTTCGGTGGGCGTCCAGGCCTTCATGGCCTCCGCGTCGGGCCGGTGGCCGGGGAATCCCTTGCCCAGGGCCTCCAGGGCCTCCAGGGTCTCCGACCGGAAGACCGGGGCGTTGGCGGGCATGCCGGGCTTGTGGAGCCAGTCGTCGGCGCCGATGCGGGCCAGGAGCCCCGGCAGCCGCTCCTCCACGAAGGCCTGCCACTGCTCGGTGGTGATGGAGGTGAAGCGGAAGCGCTTCATGTAGGCCTGCACGAAGGCCGCGAAGGTCTCCTCGCCGGCCTCGCGCTCCATCAGGGCCACGAGCCGGGCGCCCTTCTCGTAGGGGATGCTGGAGAAGGCGTCGTCGGGGTCCACGCCCTCCAGGTGGGTGCGCAGGACCGTCAGTTCCGGCGCGTCCTTGAAGCGGGCCAGGGATTCGTCCAGGGCCTTCTGGCCGATGGCCCAGCCGATGGCGTAGGCCTCCTGGCCGCGCAGGGCCTTCAGGATCTTGCGCTCGGCCCACACCGTGAAGCCCTCGTTGAGCCAGAAGTGCTCGGCGGTGGCGTTGGTGACCAGGTTGCCGGTCCAGGAGTGGGCCAGCTCGTGGGCCACCACGTCCACCAGGGAGCGGTCCCCGGCCAGGAGGGTCGGGGTGAGGAAGGTCATGCGGGGGTTCTCCATCCCGCCGTAGGGGAAGGAGGGGGGCAGCACGAGCATGTCGTAGCGGTCCCAGTCGTAGGGCCCGAAGAGCCCCTCGGCGCGGACGATCATGTCCTCGACGCCGGCGAACTCCCAGGCGGCGCGCTCGATGGTGGCGGGCTCGGCCCACACCCGGGACCGGTGGCTGAGGTCCCGGCCCTCCAGCTCGCCCACGGCCAGGGCCAGCAGGTAGCTGGGGATGGGCTGCGGCATGCGGAAGCGCCAGGCCCGGGTGCCCGGGATCGGCCCCGGCTCGTCCCCGTCGGGCCCGGCGCTCATGACGGCCGTGAGCCCCTCGGGCACGACGACCTCGGCGTTGTAGGCGACCCGGGCCACCGCGCAGTCCTGGCAGGGCACCAGGGTGCGGGCGTGGATGGCCTGGCACTGGCTGAAGAGGAAGGGATGCCGGCCGCCCTCGGTCTGGGCGGGCTCCAGCCACTGGAGGCCCATGGCCGCGGGGCTGGTCTCGTAGGCGACGACCACCGCCCCGGTGCCGGCGGGGAGCTGCAGGCGCAGCCGCCGTCCCAGGATGGGATCCTCGGGGCCCAGCTCGAAGGGCACGTCCACGTCCGTGGCCGGGACCCAGGCCCGGTAGATGGTCAGGCCCTTGGTGTCCAGGTCCAGGAGGCCCTCCGACGGCTCCGCGAGGACCAGGGTGGCCTCGCCGCCCAGGACCTTCCGCTCGAAGTCCACCAGGAAGCGGAGATGCCAGCGTTCCGTGCGGGGCTGGGCGTCGTCGAAGTACGAATGGGGATCGGGGCGGGCCATGGGCGGGTTCCTCCAGGTGCCGGGAAAAATGGGAAATTTCTATCAGGAAACAGGATTTGTTCCAAGGATCTGGGCCCATTATCCCTGGGTCGAGGGGCTTCCAGGGTCACAATTCGTCGGACGGCCGCAATCCGGATGGCCCACAACGAAAAGCCGATCGCGGGGATCGGCTTCTCGTCGTGGGGTGGGGAGGCGGGTCAGTGCCCGGCCTGGCCGGCGGGGATCTTCAGGTCCTCGCCCTTGTCCTGGACGATGCGCTTGTACCAGTCGGGGGCGTAGGCGGGGTGGGTCACCTGGCCCTTGGCGTCGCGGACGTTGCCGTCCAGGTACTTCCAGATGAGGAACTCGCCCAGCTTCTTCCAGCGGGCCGTGGC
Encoded here:
- a CDS encoding HutD/Ves family protein → MIRRLGPGDVRAMPWKNGLGSTDQFLIRPEGASLATGFLLRISRAPVLADGPFSAFPGLDRSLLLLAGEGLDLDHGPHGRQRLAGPFQPVRFSGDWVTTGRLLGGPCLDFGVMTRRGACTHDLSVLRPGAGAQRLPDAPLRLVYCAEGAARVGGLALEAGAAALLEGEGEAWTEGQATLVLVLLRGRALSHPDPAADASRDLA
- a CDS encoding BrxA/BrxB family bacilliredoxin produces the protein MGNYPEYMVAPMRDELTQAGFEHLMTPEDVDRALARPGTTLLVVNSVCGCAAAGARPGVVLALTRLGATFDHKVTVFAGMEKEATARAREYFEGAAPSSPQAAILREGRLVHLMQRTAFLDRAPEAIAEELVASVG
- the sppA gene encoding signal peptide peptidase SppA; amino-acid sequence: MKEFFRSLFATLVGLVVFCGGCLVLLVLLLASMGPSKPTVPARAVLILDLNTNFTDAYRETSPAEVVQRMAGQGPAEGLPLHQVIQALDRATHDGSVSALFITGNLRPEGVGSGPAALKELREAIQRFKKDSGKPVLAYNQYWTKRELYLCAGAGKVMANPMGLVDATGFASEITFFGKAFKKYGIDVQVTRAGKYKSAVEPFVLDRMSDANREEVQSLLDDLWADWKRTVAADRKLSPEAVQAIADTQGTLTSPEALKAGLVDKLAAYDEVLDELKALAGKKASDRDYPQIDLATYVKAGPDAETGRNRIALVFAEGTIVDGSGTDGAVGGDALSREIRRLRLDKGVKAIVLRVNSPGGSVTASELIQRELVLARKEKPVVVSMGHLAASGGYWISCQADRIFAEPTTITGSIGVFGMLPNIKALANEHGITWDGVQTSRLASAATLSRPKTPEELARAQGSVDWIYEVFLGKVAEGRKMSRDAVHEIAQGRVWSGAAAQRLGLVDELGGLQEAVRHAAKLAKVEKDYTLAGPAEPKSPIEKLMEALGGGKHPYTQARAGVLQQQVQRLFGQLETLNDPNGLYARMPYDLDLR
- a CDS encoding DUF4403 family protein: MRTILLSALATALLGAQEPPPAPAPPPPSTLATPIVVDLGPMFAAAERNTPVTPPGVETWTNLPNVGTGLPAYRFNLYRDPLYFVVKGNRIVAHTTVNYWFEVGLRMGSYVKGMGSCGLPPEKFRRARLGIQAEVNLTPDWNLDLRLTPEEPVRIDGCQITFVGYDITDRVLSGMKDNLTKALEAMRSQIQDAVKLRARAEEAWRQALQPVELAPGVYLALNPERVRLAPWASQGKTLTLTPEIQVRPAITLGVRPEVAPRPLPPLDLSAGPIAAGLNLQVDADLSFEHAAKQMMAQVGGQTFETEKGKFRIEGVAIRAKDGFAYLDLDVRGRVDGRLTLKGRPVFDAQLGILRLEDLDYTLETQSLFTRFGEWLYRGTLKRTLSEKCGMFLDHSLKDIKEKTRAGLNRTLAPGVALAGDVDLLHVRRVDVLPDRFKVEARLEGTARLLVTPDLK
- a CDS encoding NAD-dependent succinate-semialdehyde dehydrogenase; protein product: MHALKDPGLLRSQAWINGRWVDGEPLEVRDPATGARVGSVPALGAAEAREAVEAAAAALPAWRARPAHARGQALRRMFDLMGAHEDDLALLMTSEQGKPLAEARGEIRYAASFLEWFSEEARRIYGETIPAPSADRRIVVVKEPVGVVAAITPWNFPSAMITRKLGPALAAGCTMVLKPAGATPLSALALAELSRRAGIPDGVFNVVTGPSGPIGQELTTNPHVRKLTFTGSTEVGKRLLAQCAGTVKKVSMELGGNAPFLVFDDADLEAAVAGAVASKFRNSGQTCVCTNRFLVQEGIRPAFAEALAAAVADLQVGDGREPGVQQGPLIDEGAVAKVEAHIRDAVARGARILAGGSRHALGGTFFQPTVLDGADPAMALAREETFGPVAAVFPFRTEAEAVALANDTPYGLASYLYTRDLARAWRVSEALEYGMVGINTGLISTTVAPFGGVKESGLGREGSRHGIEDYLEVKYLCMAGL